TCGAAGATGCCGCCCTCCGAACGCGGCCAGCTGCTCTGGAAGATCGGCGACCTCATCGAACAGAACAACGAAGAACTCGCCCGGCTCGAAACACTCGACAACGGCAAGCCCTACGGCATCGCGCTGGCCGTCGATGTCGCCCTCGCCGCAGACATGTTCCGCTACATGGCCGGCTGGTGTACGAAGATCCAGGGCGACACCTTCCCGATCACCGTGCCCTACGCGCCCGACAACGACTTCCACGCATTCACGCTCAAGGAACCCGTCGGCGTGGTCGGCCAGATCATCCCGTGGAACTTCCCGCTGCTGATGGCCGCGTGGAAGCTGGGCCCCGCGCTCGCGGCCGGCTGCTGTGTGGTGCTGAAGCCCGCCGAGCAGACGCCGCTCTCTGCGCTGCGCCTGGGCGAACTGATCCAGGAGGCCGGGCTGCCCGACGGCGTCGTCAACATCGTCACCGGCATGGGCGAGACGGCCGGCGCCGCGATCGCCGCGCACGACGGTGTCGACAAGGTCGCGTTCACCGGCTCGACCGAGGTCGGCAAGCTCATCATCAAGGCCGCCGCGGGCAACCTCAAGAAGGTCACGCTCGAACTCGGCGGCAAGAGCCCCAACGTCGTCTACAAGGACGCCGACATGGACGCCGCCATCGCCGGCGCCGCCTCGGCGATCTTCTTCAACCAGGGCCAGGTCTGCTCCGCCGGGTCACGCCTGTTTATCGAGGAAGACGCGTTCGACGATGTCCTCGCCGGCGTCAGCGACATCGCCAAGAACATGAAGGTCGGCGACGGCTTCGACACCGACACCGAGATGGGCCCGCTCGTCTCTAAAGAGCAGCACGACCGTGTGAAGCACTACCTCGACGAGGGCAAGTCCTGCGGCGCGAACATGGCCGTCGGCGGCGCACTCATCGACCGGCCCGGCTACTTCGTCCAGCCGACCGTGATCGCCAACGTCAACGACGATATGAAGGTCGTCAAGGAAGAGATCTTCGGCCCCGTCGTCACCGCGCTGCCGTTCAAGGACGACCGCGAGATCGCCGACCGCGCCAACGACACGGACTATGGCCTCGCCGCCGGCGTGTGGACCAAGGACATCAGCAAAGCCCACAAGCTCGCCAAGTCCATCCGCGCCGGGTCGGTGTGGATCAACTGCTACAACATCTTCGACGCCGCCCTGCCGTTTGGCGGCTACAAGCAGTCGGGCTGGGGACGCGAGATGGGCTACGCCGCGGTCGAGAACTACCTCGAAACCAAGTCGGTGTGCATCGGGCTGTAAGCGCCCGCAGCGATGAAAAGAATACTCAACCCTAAAGCCCGGGCGTGGCCACACCCGGGCTTTTCCCTGCGCAACACAAATCCCACGCACAGTAAGATCGACTCCATGCCCAACACCACGCCCCATCTACTCGCCATCCTGCTCCTCATCGCAGGCGTGGTCAGCGTCGCCCCCCGCGCCAACGCGCAACCCAACGACCCCCCGCCCAACATCGTTCTCATCCTCACCGACGACCTGGGCTACGGCGACGTCTCTTGCTACAACGACCAGGCCCGCGTGCAAACACCCCACATCGACCGGCTCGCGCAGCAGGGCATACTGCTCACCGATGCGCACAGCCCCTCAACCGTCTGCACCCCGACGCGCTACAGCGTGCTCACCGGGCGCATGGCGTATCGACTCGACTTCCGCGGCGTCTTCTCCGGCGCGGGTGGGCCCTGCCTGATCCGCGATGAAGCACTGACACTGCCCGAACTGCTCCGCACCCAGGGCTACACCACCGCCTGCATCGGCAAGTGGCACATCGGGCTCAGCTTCTATGACGACGCCGGCGAACCCATCCACGAAAACGGTCGTGACGCCGCCGAGCGCATCGACTTCTCCCGCCGCATCGACGGCGGGCCGATCGACCACGGGTTCGACCACTTCTTCGGCACCGCCTGCTGCCCCACCACCGACTGGCTCTACGCCTGGATCGTCGACGACCGCATCCCCAACCCGCCGACGCAGTACATCGACCGCAGATGGGTCCCCGACCACCCCTACTCCCAGGACTGCCGACCCGGTCGCATCGCCGACGACTTCGACCTCGAGGAAGTCGACTTGGTCTTCCTCGAAAAAAGCCAAACGTTCATACGCGAGCACGTCGCCGAGCAACCCGATACGCCGTTCTTCCTGTTCCACAACACGCAGGGCGTCCACCTCCCCTCGCTCGCGGCTGAGCGCTTCCAGGGCGCGACCGACGCCGGGCCGCACGGCGACTTCATCCACGAACTCGACTGGGTCGTGGGCGAACTCATGCAGACGCTCGACGAGTTGGGTGTCGCGGACAACACGATCGTGATATTCACCAGCGACAACGGGCCCGAGGTGCCGACCGTCATCCACATGCGCGCCGACCACAACCACGACGGCGCCCGGCCGTGGCGCGGGATGAAACGCGACAACTGGGAGGGCGGCCACCGTGTCCCAACCATCGTCCGCTGGCCCGGGCAGATCACCCCCGGAACCACAACGGGCGAGACAATGTGTTTGACAGACCTCATGGCGACCTGCGCCGCGATCGTCGGCGCAGAACTGCCCGAAGACGCGGCGGGCGACAGCTTCGACATGCTCCCCGCACTGCTGGGCGAAGCACGCGACGCGCCGATCCGCCCCTACACCACCCACCAGACGATCTCGCTCGCCCTCGCCATCCGGCGCGGCGACTGGAAGTACCTCGACCACACCGGCTCGGGCGGCAACCGCTACCGCGGCGAACTCGAACAGTACATCCTGCCCGACAACGCACCCGACGCACCGGCCCAGCTCTACAACCTCGCCGACGACCCCGGCGAAACCACCAACCTTTACCACGAACACCCCGAGATCGCCGCCGAGCTCAAGGCCCTGCTCGACCACGACCGCGCCACGGGCCGCAGCCGACCATGAAAAGTAGGACAGGCATTCCTGCCTGTCATCCCTGGGGAAACCCACGCAAAACGTGGGGCAGACATTCCTGTCTGCCATCAGGGTGCAGCCCTGACCTGGATAGTGAGAACTCTCGGCTGCGCCGAATGGCAGACAGGAATGTCTGCCCCACTTTCAATGCGCCCGCATTGCTACAATCGCTGCCTAGTCAAACCCCTCTACCCCCGAGCCCATCCATGCCAAGCCCCCTCCGCCTCGCCCTCCTCATCATCCTCCCGGCGCTCGCCCTCACCGGCTGCTGCAACACGGGCCCGCAGACCACCTCGCTCTTCAACGGCACCGACCTCGCGGGCTGGCACAGCGACGTCCCCGCCGCGGACGACAACCCCGAGATCGCCCCGAGCTTCATCGCACGTGACGGGATGGTCGTGTCGCTCGGCACTCCCGGCGGGCACCTCATCACGGACGACACCTACAGCAACTACCGATTGGAAGTCGAGTACCGCTTCGCCGCCGACCCGGGCAACTGCGGCGTGCTCGTCCACGCCTCGACCCCCCGCGCCCTTTACGGCATGTTCCCCGCCTCCGTCGAGGTGCAGATGAACTCCGGCCACGCCGGCGACTTCTGGTGCATCATCGAGAACATCCACGTCCCCGACATGGCCAGCCGACGCGGCGGCACCCCCGACACCTGGACCGGCCAGGAGGGCGACAACCGCCGCATCCTCAACCTCACCGACGACAGCGAAAACCCCGTCGGCCAGTGGAACGCCATGACCATCGAGTGCTACGAAAACAACGTCCGCGTCTGGGTCAACGGCGACCTGGTCAACGACGGCTACGACATGACCGCCACCGAAGGCCACATCGCCATCCAAGCCGAGGGCGTCGAGGTCGAGTTTCGGAAGCTGGACTTGACGCCGATTGAGGGGTTGACGGCGGTGGGTGAGTAAACCGAATCCGATGGAAAACGTACGGCCTACATGCTGAAGTTGTTTTCAAGAATTGGTAACTCACGGCTTAAGAAAACTAGATATTCTCGATCAGACTTGCTTTTTTTGCTTCGTAGTCTTCTTGGCTAATCAGACCAGCGTCAAGCAGTTCTTTAATCTGCTTTAGCTTGTCGGCAATAGAACCACCACCAGCTGCACTAGGCACTGCGGGGGCTTGCTGTGGAGGCGGCGCGGCATAACCGAAGTTCCCTGCGCCTGCCCGCTTCTCTTCCAAGACCATCTCGCGTCTTGTCTCGAAAGCGATTTCTTCTTGTTCTTGTGCCAGCCGGTAAAGTTTCCGTCCAGATTTCTTGTCGAGGTAGTCCATCTTGATCACTGACCCATTGACATGCTTACAGGTAAATGTGGAGGCAATAACACCGGCTGTGATATGCGCGTCGCTCAGTTCGCGCCATAGGAAGTCCTCAAATGAAACTCGCCCAACAACTTTGGGTCGATAGAAAATCAACCGTTTCGTAGTCGCCACAACTGCATCCGCTTTGACGGCGATTGGCTTAGTTTGGATAGCGATGTACATGATCGTCTCATTCGTAGTGAGAATTTCAGATACCTCATCGCGTATCTTTGCGGCATTGCTAAGTGAAGATGCATCGGTGACGGATCGAATCTGGGCTTCCCACTCCTGGCGTTTCGCAGCAGCTTCTCGCTGTTGCTTCTCCTTTTCAGCAGCATGCACCTTTTGCTCTTCGGCCTTCCGCTTCGCGATTGCCGCGTCCCTCTCCGGTGCAGTTTTTTCGTACAAAGCCATCGCTTTGGGGAAATTTGATATCTCTATCCACTTGCCACCTGTCTTCGATGCGCTTGTAAGTTTGTCACTAGGTTCTAGCACACCCTGCTTCAGGTATGCAACTAACTGATCATCAGAAAATGGGCCGATCGATTTACTCTGGCCTCCTGAAGACTTGAAATAGAACCAGTCGTTTGCTTTAGCCACTTCTTACCTCCGAAATCGAAAAGTGAGTAGGCCATCTGACTGATAGCCGGAACATTGGCATAATGATACTACGGAATCATCCCCTGCTCGCGCGCATACCCGAACACGCCGCCGGCGTCGATGATGGGTTTGACGTCGCCGAGGGGGCTGAGTTGGAAGGTCTTGCCGGTGGTTTGGTTGGTGAGGGTGTTGGTGTCGATGTCGAGGGAGAGCTCGTCGCCGGTGGAGACTTCGCCGTCGATGAGGCGGGTGTCGCACTCGGCGGGGAGGAGGTAGCCGCCGTTGACGCAGTTGCGGTAGAAGATGCGGGCGTAGAACTCGGCGATGACGACCTGCGCCCCGGCCTCGGCGAGGGCGAGGGGGGCGTGCTCGCGGGAGCTGCCGCAGCCGAAGTTCTTGCCGCCGACGACAAAGGTGTAGCCGCAGGTGAACTGGCCTTCCTGGACGAAGCGCATCCCGCCGTCGGGCAGGCCGGACTGCTTGTCGGGGACGCCGATGCAGGCGTACATGCCGAAGAACTTGCGTTCGTCGGGGTCGGCGGGGTTGTAGGAGAGGTACTCGGCGGGGATGATCTGGTCGGTGTCGATGTCGTCGCCGAGGACGAAGGCGGTGCCGGTGATGTTCATGTCGGGTGCCGGGGTTCGGGTCTGGGGTTTGGGGCAGAGCGCGAGGCGGTTGAAGTATAGCTCTATAGCCCGCAGCAAACCTGCTGCGCGGGGGCAGGGTGCGCAGTCATATCCAACCCCCCGCGCAGCAGGTTTGCTGCGGGCTGATGATGTTTCAGCTTACTGTTTTGGGTACTGCAGAGACATCGCAGAGGATGACACCCAGCAGCGCTACGGGCCGCTGTTTGACCCACGGATGGAATCCGTGGGCTTCGGGGGTATACAACGAGGTGGATGGTGCGCCCTACCCCGCGTCGGTTGGGGGCGGGGCGTTGACTTCGCGTTCGAGGTCGGTGAGGCGTTGTCCGATCTCGGCGGGGAGGCCGGCGTCGGCGAAGAGTTCGCGGAGCCCGGCGAGGAGGGCGCGGGCGTGGTCTTTGTCGCCGCGGGTGTTGGCGTTGGCGATGGCGTCGATGAAGGTCTGGATGAGCGGGTCGTCGCTCGCGGCGGGGTGGGGGTTGCCTT
The sequence above is a segment of the Phycisphaeraceae bacterium D3-23 genome. Coding sequences within it:
- a CDS encoding DUF1080 domain-containing protein, which translates into the protein MPSPLRLALLIILPALALTGCCNTGPQTTSLFNGTDLAGWHSDVPAADDNPEIAPSFIARDGMVVSLGTPGGHLITDDTYSNYRLEVEYRFAADPGNCGVLVHASTPRALYGMFPASVEVQMNSGHAGDFWCIIENIHVPDMASRRGGTPDTWTGQEGDNRRILNLTDDSENPVGQWNAMTIECYENNVRVWVNGDLVNDGYDMTATEGHIAIQAEGVEVEFRKLDLTPIEGLTAVGE
- a CDS encoding PH domain-containing protein, whose amino-acid sequence is MAKANDWFYFKSSGGQSKSIGPFSDDQLVAYLKQGVLEPSDKLTSASKTGGKWIEISNFPKAMALYEKTAPERDAAIAKRKAEEQKVHAAEKEKQQREAAAKRQEWEAQIRSVTDASSLSNAAKIRDEVSEILTTNETIMYIAIQTKPIAVKADAVVATTKRLIFYRPKVVGRVSFEDFLWRELSDAHITAGVIASTFTCKHVNGSVIKMDYLDKKSGRKLYRLAQEQEEIAFETRREMVLEEKRAGAGNFGYAAPPPQQAPAVPSAAGGGSIADKLKQIKELLDAGLISQEDYEAKKASLIENI
- a CDS encoding 3-isopropylmalate dehydratase, which gives rise to MNITGTAFVLGDDIDTDQIIPAEYLSYNPADPDERKFFGMYACIGVPDKQSGLPDGGMRFVQEGQFTCGYTFVVGGKNFGCGSSREHAPLALAEAGAQVVIAEFYARIFYRNCVNGGYLLPAECDTRLIDGEVSTGDELSLDIDTNTLTNQTTGKTFQLSPLGDVKPIIDAGGVFGYAREQGMIP
- a CDS encoding aldehyde dehydrogenase family protein, giving the protein MTTAPTPTIPAEIAPFLAKPKQNLINGNWSAAASGETFDVFNPASGEVVAQCAAGDAPDIDKAVNAARKAFEEGPWSKMPPSERGQLLWKIGDLIEQNNEELARLETLDNGKPYGIALAVDVALAADMFRYMAGWCTKIQGDTFPITVPYAPDNDFHAFTLKEPVGVVGQIIPWNFPLLMAAWKLGPALAAGCCVVLKPAEQTPLSALRLGELIQEAGLPDGVVNIVTGMGETAGAAIAAHDGVDKVAFTGSTEVGKLIIKAAAGNLKKVTLELGGKSPNVVYKDADMDAAIAGAASAIFFNQGQVCSAGSRLFIEEDAFDDVLAGVSDIAKNMKVGDGFDTDTEMGPLVSKEQHDRVKHYLDEGKSCGANMAVGGALIDRPGYFVQPTVIANVNDDMKVVKEEIFGPVVTALPFKDDREIADRANDTDYGLAAGVWTKDISKAHKLAKSIRAGSVWINCYNIFDAALPFGGYKQSGWGREMGYAAVENYLETKSVCIGL
- a CDS encoding arylsulfatase, with product MPNTTPHLLAILLLIAGVVSVAPRANAQPNDPPPNIVLILTDDLGYGDVSCYNDQARVQTPHIDRLAQQGILLTDAHSPSTVCTPTRYSVLTGRMAYRLDFRGVFSGAGGPCLIRDEALTLPELLRTQGYTTACIGKWHIGLSFYDDAGEPIHENGRDAAERIDFSRRIDGGPIDHGFDHFFGTACCPTTDWLYAWIVDDRIPNPPTQYIDRRWVPDHPYSQDCRPGRIADDFDLEEVDLVFLEKSQTFIREHVAEQPDTPFFLFHNTQGVHLPSLAAERFQGATDAGPHGDFIHELDWVVGELMQTLDELGVADNTIVIFTSDNGPEVPTVIHMRADHNHDGARPWRGMKRDNWEGGHRVPTIVRWPGQITPGTTTGETMCLTDLMATCAAIVGAELPEDAAGDSFDMLPALLGEARDAPIRPYTTHQTISLALAIRRGDWKYLDHTGSGGNRYRGELEQYILPDNAPDAPAQLYNLADDPGETTNLYHEHPEIAAELKALLDHDRATGRSRP